One Tessaracoccus lacteus DNA window includes the following coding sequences:
- a CDS encoding helix-turn-helix domain-containing protein encodes MPPEDDGRVRCRLTELLEERNMTLTELSGRVGMSLVNLSVLKNDRARAIRFSTLTAICDALGCQVGDLLVVDPA; translated from the coding sequence ATGCCGCCCGAGGACGACGGCCGCGTCCGCTGCCGTCTCACCGAGCTCCTCGAGGAGCGCAACATGACACTGACCGAGCTCTCCGGACGCGTCGGGATGAGCCTGGTCAACCTCTCGGTGCTGAAGAACGACCGGGCACGGGCGATCCGGTTCTCGACCCTGACGGCGATCTGTGACGCCCTCGGATGCCAGGTCGGCGACCTCCTCGTGGTCGACCCGGCGTAG
- a CDS encoding phosphotransferase, translated as MNHDDVTSALFELASTQRWFSGRAGTPEGVELGDWVVRPGPGPGLRPAVLLVSYPDGRVDRFLIPLRINPDGSFVDACDEALILLDALRAGAPGFEAYRQIPDGLGARRFSGEQSNTTVFFGTALLAKVFRRLESGRNVDVELHRALAGTGTVAELYGTWSVGDTDLAVFLECLQDPTDGFELARRHAAARSDFSDHAREAGRALARLHEALAERLGTATLSGEELAAAFRERFADVVEQQPAVGPFADAAAAVFDAVPTGDLPAQRIHGDCHLGQVLLTQGRWVYVDFEGEPLRPMADRRLPDSPLRDVAGMLRSLRYASVMEEAPDGWLTAARDAFLTGYGLDPARPDPVLAAYETDKAGYEVSYESRFRPHLVRVPIDFLAALPQRSS; from the coding sequence ATGAACCACGACGACGTGACCTCCGCCCTGTTCGAGCTTGCCTCGACGCAGCGCTGGTTCTCAGGCCGCGCCGGCACTCCCGAGGGGGTCGAACTCGGAGACTGGGTCGTGCGTCCCGGTCCCGGCCCGGGTCTGCGCCCAGCGGTCCTCCTCGTCTCCTATCCCGACGGCCGCGTAGACCGGTTCCTCATTCCGCTGCGCATCAACCCCGACGGCAGCTTCGTCGACGCGTGCGACGAAGCGCTGATCCTGCTGGACGCGCTCCGCGCCGGCGCTCCCGGCTTCGAGGCGTACCGGCAGATCCCGGACGGGCTTGGCGCCCGCCGGTTCTCCGGCGAGCAGTCGAACACCACAGTGTTCTTCGGCACGGCCCTGCTGGCCAAGGTCTTCCGGCGCCTCGAGTCGGGTCGCAATGTCGATGTCGAACTGCACCGCGCGCTCGCCGGTACCGGAACCGTCGCTGAGCTCTACGGGACGTGGAGCGTCGGCGACACCGACCTCGCCGTGTTCCTCGAGTGCCTGCAGGACCCGACCGACGGCTTCGAGCTTGCGCGTCGCCACGCCGCAGCCCGGTCCGATTTCTCCGACCACGCACGGGAAGCAGGTCGCGCCCTGGCCCGGCTGCACGAGGCCCTTGCCGAACGCCTCGGTACGGCCACGCTGTCGGGTGAGGAGCTCGCGGCGGCCTTCCGCGAACGCTTTGCCGACGTCGTCGAACAGCAGCCGGCTGTGGGTCCCTTCGCGGACGCGGCGGCAGCTGTTTTCGACGCCGTCCCCACGGGCGACCTGCCGGCGCAGCGGATCCACGGCGACTGTCACCTCGGACAGGTGCTCCTCACTCAGGGGCGCTGGGTCTACGTCGACTTCGAGGGAGAGCCCCTCAGACCGATGGCCGATCGACGGCTCCCCGACTCCCCGCTGCGCGACGTGGCGGGCATGCTCCGCTCCCTGCGCTACGCCTCGGTCATGGAGGAGGCACCCGACGGGTGGCTCACCGCTGCCCGCGACGCGTTCCTCACCGGCTACGGCCTCGACCCGGCCCGCCCTGATCCGGTGCTCGCCGCGTACGAGACGGACAAGGCCGGATACGAAGTGTCCTACGAGTCACGATTCCGCCCACACCTGGTGCGGGTGCCGATAGATTTTCTGGCAGCACTTCCACAAAGGAGCTCATGA
- a CDS encoding NUDIX hydrolase has translation MSDFKVEVDIADGVGRLRWEQQSVDAETLQRAVSLAADDAIIAHDLRRLQVELPDWDVTARTALHRCGFRLEGRLRSAIEPEPGIYRDVLVYSRLAVDTVYGEHGFSGMLDSILPTKRLIAHVLFRDEQGRVLLLETTYKQDWELPGGVVERGESPRAGAEREVEEELGLEVALGQPLIADWMPPYLGWSDAVEFIFDGGVLDAVTVATIAASDHEIRDVHWVAPHEIGEFVTELSFRRITWLLEGGRGYSEAGYPVT, from the coding sequence GTGAGCGACTTCAAGGTCGAGGTGGACATCGCCGACGGCGTGGGTCGGCTCCGCTGGGAACAGCAGAGCGTCGACGCCGAGACTCTGCAGCGCGCGGTCTCGCTCGCCGCGGACGACGCGATCATCGCCCATGACCTGCGGCGCCTGCAGGTGGAACTGCCCGACTGGGACGTCACCGCCCGCACGGCGCTGCACCGCTGCGGATTCCGGCTCGAGGGACGTCTGCGGTCCGCCATCGAGCCGGAGCCGGGCATCTACCGGGATGTGCTGGTCTACTCCCGGCTGGCGGTCGACACCGTCTACGGCGAGCACGGGTTCTCCGGCATGCTCGACTCCATCCTGCCCACCAAGCGCCTCATCGCGCACGTCCTGTTCCGCGACGAGCAGGGCCGCGTGTTGCTCCTGGAGACCACATACAAACAGGACTGGGAGCTGCCTGGCGGCGTCGTGGAACGAGGCGAGTCGCCCAGGGCAGGCGCCGAGCGGGAGGTCGAGGAGGAGCTCGGCCTCGAGGTCGCGCTCGGCCAGCCGCTCATCGCGGACTGGATGCCGCCCTACCTCGGCTGGTCCGACGCAGTGGAGTTCATCTTCGACGGCGGGGTCCTCGACGCCGTGACGGTCGCGACCATCGCCGCCTCCGACCACGAGATCCGAGACGTGCACTGGGTGGCGCCCCATGAGATAGGCGAGTTCGTCACGGAGCTGTCCTTCCGACGCATCACCTGGCTGCTGGAAGGCGGCCGGGGCTATTCGGAGGCCGGCTACCCCGTCACCTGA
- a CDS encoding PH domain-containing protein, with protein sequence MGVLGRFLDPNIEAHLLDVEGEVVIDEVRKHWAATIWWYALMLLSIPLFVSMVFARGLFWAPMLLGLAAVSVGAWKVHVAHMDRFVITNMRVFRVHGVFTTHLATMPMTRILDISMMRTLWGHLLGYGHFVFESAAQDQGLRDIRFVGDPERRDLTIQRVIQLSGLRQTMKVEKWTADEADPDGT encoded by the coding sequence GTGGGCGTCCTCGGGCGCTTCCTCGATCCGAACATCGAGGCCCACCTCCTCGACGTCGAGGGGGAGGTGGTCATCGACGAGGTCCGCAAGCACTGGGCTGCCACCATCTGGTGGTACGCCCTGATGCTGCTGAGCATCCCCCTCTTCGTGTCGATGGTCTTCGCCCGCGGCCTCTTCTGGGCGCCGATGCTGCTCGGGCTCGCCGCAGTCTCCGTCGGGGCCTGGAAGGTGCACGTCGCCCACATGGACCGGTTCGTCATCACGAACATGCGGGTCTTCCGGGTGCACGGGGTCTTCACCACGCACCTGGCCACCATGCCGATGACCCGGATCCTCGACATCTCGATGATGCGCACGCTGTGGGGACACCTGCTCGGCTACGGCCACTTCGTGTTCGAGTCCGCGGCCCAGGACCAGGGGCTCCGCGACATCCGCTTCGTCGGGGATCCGGAGCGCCGCGACCTGACCATCCAGCGCGTCATCCAGCTCTCCGGCCTGAGGCAGACGATGAAGGTCGAGAAGTGGACCGCCGATGAGGCGGACCCTGACGGCACCTGA
- a CDS encoding alpha-1,4-glucan--maltose-1-phosphate maltosyltransferase, whose product MTDEFPARAARQRIIRTEGGLGRIPVTGVTPVLQGGAYPVKAVVHERLLIQANVFREGHDAVNASVILTAPGGTQRRIDMTQVEPLGLDIWQAHVRMAAEGDWTYRVEGWSDPWGTWTYNATKKLPAGVDVDLVCLEGRDLLERAAAQAETLRTPGAAHLLRGTAESVTADADVNELLELISSAPIRRAMARFGPRELVSPTPDYPIRVERRRALYSSWYEFFPRSQGAWQGDDGQWHSGTFASSHERLEAAAAMGFHIVYLPPIHPIGSAFRKGKNNSLTPSPQDPGSPWAIGSPEGGHDAIHPDLGDFDDFDEFVSKARSLGLEVALDLALQASPDHPWVTEHPEWFTTRLDGTIAYAENPPKKYQDIYPINFDNDPVGIYHEVLRIVRFWIDRGVTVFRVDNPHTKPVEFWDWLLQRVHETNPEIIFLAEAFTKPQMMSALGTVGFQQSYTYFTWRNLKWELTEYLTELSDEMASHYRPNFFVNTPDINPFFLQSGNPAAFAIRAILAATMSPTWGVYSGFELFEHEALAPGKEEYLNSEKYEYRPRDYDAEPNLNVLMGTLNRLREAHPALQQLRDVHFHHAPHDKVIAFSKSDGDDVVLVVCSLDPDNTVESSLNLDFAALGLPGARQVAVFDELNQERYTWGEEAFVRLYPGRPAHVLHVTAE is encoded by the coding sequence GTGACAGACGAGTTTCCGGCCCGCGCCGCACGCCAGCGAATCATCCGTACCGAGGGTGGCCTCGGACGCATCCCCGTCACCGGTGTCACCCCCGTCCTGCAGGGCGGCGCGTACCCGGTCAAGGCCGTCGTCCACGAGCGCCTACTCATCCAGGCCAACGTCTTCCGGGAGGGGCACGACGCCGTCAACGCGTCGGTCATCCTGACGGCTCCTGGCGGCACCCAGCGCCGCATCGACATGACCCAGGTCGAACCCCTCGGACTCGACATCTGGCAGGCGCACGTCCGGATGGCCGCCGAGGGCGACTGGACGTACCGCGTGGAGGGTTGGAGCGACCCCTGGGGCACCTGGACCTACAACGCGACCAAGAAGCTCCCGGCCGGCGTCGACGTCGACCTCGTCTGCCTGGAGGGGCGCGACCTGCTCGAGCGCGCGGCCGCGCAGGCCGAGACGCTGCGGACCCCCGGCGCCGCCCACCTGCTGCGCGGCACGGCCGAGTCCGTCACGGCCGACGCCGACGTCAACGAGCTGCTCGAGCTGATCAGCTCCGCCCCCATCCGCCGCGCGATGGCCCGCTTCGGCCCGCGCGAACTGGTCTCCCCCACGCCCGACTACCCCATCCGCGTCGAGCGCCGCCGCGCGCTCTACTCGTCCTGGTACGAGTTCTTCCCCCGCTCCCAGGGCGCGTGGCAGGGCGACGACGGCCAGTGGCACTCCGGCACGTTCGCCTCCTCGCACGAGCGCCTCGAGGCCGCCGCCGCCATGGGCTTCCACATCGTCTACCTGCCCCCGATCCACCCGATCGGCTCAGCATTCCGCAAGGGAAAGAACAATTCGCTGACCCCCTCACCGCAGGACCCTGGCTCCCCCTGGGCCATCGGCTCCCCCGAGGGCGGCCACGACGCGATCCACCCTGACCTCGGCGACTTCGACGACTTCGACGAGTTCGTCTCGAAGGCCCGCTCGCTCGGGCTGGAGGTGGCGCTCGACCTCGCGCTGCAGGCCTCCCCCGACCACCCGTGGGTCACCGAGCACCCCGAGTGGTTCACGACGCGCCTCGACGGCACCATCGCCTACGCGGAGAACCCGCCGAAGAAGTACCAGGACATCTACCCCATCAACTTCGACAACGACCCCGTCGGGATCTACCACGAGGTGCTGCGGATCGTCCGCTTCTGGATCGACCGTGGCGTGACGGTCTTCCGCGTCGACAACCCGCACACCAAGCCCGTCGAGTTCTGGGACTGGCTGCTGCAGCGCGTCCACGAGACCAACCCGGAGATCATCTTCCTCGCGGAGGCCTTCACGAAGCCGCAGATGATGTCGGCGCTCGGCACCGTCGGCTTCCAGCAGAGCTACACCTACTTCACCTGGCGCAACCTCAAGTGGGAGCTGACGGAGTACCTGACGGAACTCAGCGACGAGATGGCCTCGCACTACCGTCCGAACTTCTTCGTCAACACCCCCGACATCAACCCCTTCTTCCTGCAGTCCGGGAACCCCGCCGCCTTCGCGATCCGCGCGATCCTCGCCGCGACCATGTCGCCGACGTGGGGCGTCTACTCCGGCTTCGAGCTGTTCGAGCACGAAGCGCTGGCGCCCGGCAAGGAGGAGTACCTCAACTCCGAGAAGTACGAGTACCGGCCGCGCGACTACGACGCCGAGCCGAACCTCAACGTGCTGATGGGGACGCTGAACCGCCTCCGGGAGGCCCACCCGGCGCTGCAGCAGCTCCGCGACGTGCACTTCCACCACGCTCCGCATGACAAGGTCATCGCGTTCTCCAAGTCGGACGGCGACGACGTCGTGCTCGTGGTCTGCTCGCTGGACCCGGACAACACCGTCGAGTCGAGCCTGAACCTCGACTTCGCCGCACTGGGGCTTCCCGGTGCACGTCAGGTGGCCGTCTTCGATGAGCTGAACCAGGAGCGCTACACCTGGGGCGAGGAGGCATTCGTCCGCCTCTACCCCGGTCGTCCCGCACACGTCCTGCATGTGACCGCGGAATGA
- the mce gene encoding methylmalonyl-CoA epimerase, translating to MENSDLFICIDHVGLAVPDLDEAVKFHTEVLGWRELHREVNEEQGVAEAMMGTGDQLAENARIQLIAPLNEDSTIAKFLAKNGQGIQQMAYRVADLDHVSAVLRERGMRLLYPEARRGTSGSRINFVHPKDARGVLLELVELPKEAEEH from the coding sequence ATGGAGAATTCGGATCTTTTCATCTGCATTGATCACGTCGGCCTTGCCGTCCCGGACCTCGACGAAGCCGTCAAGTTCCACACTGAAGTCCTCGGCTGGCGCGAGCTGCACCGCGAGGTCAACGAGGAGCAGGGCGTGGCCGAGGCCATGATGGGCACGGGCGACCAGCTCGCCGAGAACGCGCGTATCCAGCTGATCGCGCCGCTGAACGAGGATTCCACCATCGCGAAGTTCCTCGCGAAGAACGGACAGGGCATCCAGCAGATGGCCTACCGCGTCGCGGACCTCGACCACGTCAGCGCCGTCCTCAGGGAGCGCGGCATGCGCCTGCTGTACCCGGAGGCCCGCCGCGGCACCTCGGGCTCGCGCATCAACTTTGTCCACCCGAAGGATGCCCGCGGCGTCCTGCTCGAGCTGGTCGAGCTGCCCAAGGAGGCCGAGGAGCACTGA
- the glgB gene encoding 1,4-alpha-glucan branching protein GlgB: MAHDQFGGLTGWDLEGFHGGGDTEVWRRLGSHVVTVPDDERGEVTGVRFAVWAPNAKSVQVIGDFNWWTGDPMRLVPGSGVWATFIEGLGEETLYKFRIETADGTWIDKVDPMARFSEQAPTNASIVYESRYAWSDDEWMARRREAQAHREAMSIYELHLGGWRRNKSYLDLAEELVSYIKWQGYTHVELMPVAEHPFEPSWGYQVTGYFSPTSRFGKPDDLRHLIDKLHQAGIGVIMDWVPGHFPKDEWALGRFDGTALYEHADPRQGEHMDWGTYIFNYGRNEVKSFLVSNALYWVKEFHIDGLRVDAVASMLYLDYSRNEGEWVPNEFGGRENLEAIDFLRYVNRHLYEREPGVLMIAEESTSFPGVTKPVHQGGLGFGFKWNMGWMNDTLRYLQLDPIYRQYEHNLLTFAMVYAYSENFVLPISHDEVVHGKGSMINKVPQDDWRKFATLRAYYSFMWSFPGKQLVFMGCEFGQRPEFNESVSLEWWVSELWGHGGLQRLFRDLNMIYRSSPPLYRLDSDPAGFSWINADDNAHNVLSWIRHDGEGNHVACLTNFSPEPLRDYEIGLPLAGTWEEILNTDAPIYDGAGEFGNLGEVTAVEQPWGHFPARANVTVPPLGSVWLRRSDAQ; this comes from the coding sequence ATGGCGCACGACCAGTTCGGCGGACTGACCGGATGGGACCTCGAAGGTTTCCACGGCGGCGGGGACACGGAGGTCTGGCGAAGGCTCGGCAGCCACGTCGTCACCGTCCCCGACGACGAGCGGGGCGAGGTGACGGGCGTCCGGTTCGCCGTGTGGGCCCCCAATGCGAAGTCGGTCCAGGTGATCGGTGACTTCAACTGGTGGACGGGCGACCCCATGCGGCTGGTCCCGGGCAGCGGAGTGTGGGCCACGTTCATCGAGGGCCTCGGCGAGGAGACTCTCTACAAGTTCCGGATCGAGACGGCCGACGGCACGTGGATCGACAAGGTCGACCCGATGGCCCGCTTCAGTGAGCAGGCCCCGACCAATGCCTCCATCGTCTACGAGTCCCGCTACGCGTGGAGCGACGACGAGTGGATGGCGCGACGCCGCGAGGCGCAGGCGCACCGCGAGGCGATGAGCATCTACGAGCTGCACCTCGGCGGCTGGCGACGCAACAAGAGCTACCTCGACCTCGCGGAGGAGCTCGTCAGCTACATCAAGTGGCAGGGCTACACGCACGTCGAACTGATGCCCGTGGCCGAGCACCCGTTCGAGCCCAGCTGGGGCTACCAGGTCACGGGCTACTTCTCGCCCACGTCGCGCTTCGGCAAGCCGGACGACCTGCGCCACCTGATCGACAAGCTCCACCAAGCCGGCATCGGCGTCATCATGGACTGGGTGCCTGGTCACTTCCCGAAGGATGAGTGGGCGCTGGGCCGCTTCGACGGCACCGCTCTGTACGAGCACGCCGACCCCCGCCAGGGCGAGCACATGGACTGGGGCACCTACATCTTCAACTACGGCCGCAACGAGGTGAAGTCCTTCCTGGTCAGCAACGCGCTGTACTGGGTCAAGGAGTTCCACATCGACGGCCTGCGCGTCGACGCGGTCGCCTCGATGCTGTACCTCGACTACTCGCGTAACGAGGGTGAGTGGGTGCCGAACGAATTCGGTGGCCGCGAGAACCTCGAGGCGATCGACTTCCTGCGCTACGTCAACCGCCATCTCTACGAGCGCGAGCCCGGCGTCCTGATGATCGCCGAGGAGTCCACCAGCTTCCCTGGCGTCACCAAGCCGGTGCACCAGGGTGGTCTGGGCTTCGGCTTCAAGTGGAACATGGGCTGGATGAACGACACGCTGCGGTATCTGCAGCTCGACCCGATCTACCGCCAGTACGAGCACAACCTGCTGACGTTCGCCATGGTCTATGCGTACTCGGAGAACTTCGTGCTGCCGATCAGCCACGACGAGGTCGTGCACGGCAAGGGCTCGATGATCAACAAGGTCCCGCAGGACGACTGGCGCAAGTTCGCCACGCTGCGCGCCTACTACTCCTTCATGTGGAGCTTCCCCGGCAAGCAGCTCGTGTTCATGGGCTGCGAGTTCGGCCAGCGTCCGGAGTTCAACGAGTCCGTCTCGCTCGAGTGGTGGGTCTCGGAGTTGTGGGGCCACGGCGGTCTGCAGCGCCTGTTCCGCGACCTGAACATGATCTACCGTTCCTCGCCCCCGCTGTACCGCCTGGACAGCGACCCGGCGGGCTTCAGCTGGATCAACGCAGACGACAACGCCCACAACGTCCTGTCGTGGATCCGTCACGACGGCGAGGGCAACCACGTCGCCTGTTTGACGAACTTCTCCCCTGAGCCGCTGCGCGACTACGAGATCGGGCTGCCGCTGGCCGGCACCTGGGAGGAGATCCTCAACACGGACGCGCCCATCTACGACGGCGCCGGCGAGTTCGGCAACCTCGGCGAGGTCACCGCCGTCGAACAGCCGTGGGGCCACTTCCCGGCCCGCGCGAACGTCACCGTTCCCCCCCTCGGCTCCGTCTGGCTCAGGCGAAGCGACGCTCAGTGA
- a CDS encoding tetratricopeptide repeat protein, whose protein sequence is MTQANFSRPGAVDLSTLSTAAGQHSGANYVMPLTEVEFQAVAARSMQHPVIVEFHSSRDQAGQATSAALAELVNEADGRFLLGRVDVDAEPRLAQGFGVQAVPTVVAVIGGQLAPLFQGTKTREEIAQVLDQVAQVAVGNGLTGRATPVDGPAGPEGEAAPVADPRFAKADAALEAGDFAAALAEFDTLLAQTPHDAEVIAGRAQAALLNRSLGFDAQGIVEKAAAGPGDVPAQLDAADLEVINGRYEEAFDRLLGLAAEVGPEEKDTIRVRLLELFEVVGRTEPVVLKARRRLATVLF, encoded by the coding sequence ATGACGCAAGCCAACTTCTCACGTCCCGGGGCCGTCGACCTTTCCACGCTCTCCACCGCCGCAGGGCAGCACTCCGGCGCCAACTACGTGATGCCGCTGACGGAGGTCGAGTTCCAGGCAGTCGCGGCGCGCTCGATGCAGCATCCCGTGATCGTCGAGTTCCACTCGTCGCGTGACCAGGCGGGGCAGGCCACGTCGGCCGCGCTCGCGGAGCTGGTCAACGAGGCCGACGGCCGCTTCCTGCTCGGCCGCGTCGACGTCGACGCGGAGCCGCGCCTGGCCCAGGGGTTCGGGGTGCAGGCCGTCCCGACGGTCGTCGCTGTCATCGGGGGCCAGCTGGCGCCGCTGTTCCAGGGCACCAAGACCCGCGAGGAGATCGCCCAGGTGCTTGACCAGGTCGCGCAGGTGGCCGTCGGGAACGGCCTGACAGGGCGGGCGACGCCGGTCGACGGCCCGGCCGGGCCCGAGGGCGAAGCTGCTCCGGTGGCAGACCCGCGCTTCGCGAAAGCGGATGCGGCCCTCGAGGCCGGCGACTTTGCGGCAGCGCTGGCGGAGTTCGACACGCTGCTGGCCCAGACCCCGCACGACGCCGAGGTCATCGCGGGCCGGGCGCAGGCGGCGCTCCTGAACCGCAGCCTTGGCTTCGACGCGCAGGGCATCGTCGAGAAGGCCGCCGCCGGGCCGGGCGACGTGCCCGCGCAGCTCGACGCCGCCGACCTCGAGGTCATCAACGGCCGCTACGAGGAGGCCTTCGACCGGCTGCTCGGGCTGGCGGCCGAGGTCGGCCCAGAGGAGAAGGACACCATCAGGGTCCGGCTGCTCGAGCTGTTCGAGGTCGTCGGGCGCACGGAGCCGGTCGTGCTCAAGGCGCGCCGCCGGCTCGCGACCGTCCTGTTCTGA
- the pgm gene encoding phosphoglucomutase (alpha-D-glucose-1,6-bisphosphate-dependent), whose protein sequence is MAHERAGLPAQESDLIDVDEVIAAYYDRVPDPANPDQQVTFGTSGHRGSSLDTAFNEAHIAATTQAIVEYRAAQNTTGPLFIGKDTHALSYPAWKTAIEVLHAHGVEVLAERDDEYTPTPAVSRAIIRHNLGSGPRADGIVVTPSHNPPRDGGFKYNPPNGGPADTDATKVIAARANELLGDYRSIRRTPYERAASEITRYDYRTPYCNELSQVLNLDAIKASGLVHGADPLGGASVQYWQFLAEQGLPIEVVNPTVDPTWRFMTLDTDGKIRMDCSSPDAMASLVQQRDRYTVATGNDADSDRHGIVTPDAGLMNPNAYLAVAINYLFAHRPGWSPEAGVGKTLVSSSLIDKVAAKLGRRLVEVPVGFKWFVPGLSDGSIGFGGEESAGASFLTLAGKTWTTDKDGILLALLASEIIAVTGRTPSQHYADLEAEFGRSYYARVDADADRAQKARLSKLSSSDVTVDELAGEPIMAVLSHAPGNGAAIGGIKVTTEHAWFAARPSGTEDKYKIYAESLKGADHLAEVQSAAKSLVDAALA, encoded by the coding sequence ATGGCACATGAGCGCGCCGGGCTTCCGGCTCAGGAATCCGATCTGATCGACGTCGACGAGGTCATCGCCGCCTACTACGATCGCGTCCCCGATCCCGCCAACCCGGACCAGCAGGTCACCTTCGGTACCTCCGGCCACCGCGGCTCCTCACTGGACACCGCGTTCAACGAGGCCCACATCGCCGCCACGACGCAGGCGATCGTCGAGTACCGCGCGGCGCAGAACACCACCGGCCCGCTGTTCATCGGCAAGGACACCCACGCGCTCAGCTACCCGGCCTGGAAGACGGCGATCGAGGTGCTGCACGCGCACGGAGTCGAGGTGCTCGCCGAACGTGACGACGAGTACACGCCCACCCCGGCCGTGTCACGGGCCATCATCCGCCACAACCTCGGCAGCGGACCCCGCGCCGACGGCATTGTCGTCACCCCGTCCCACAACCCCCCGCGCGACGGCGGCTTCAAATACAACCCGCCGAACGGCGGCCCGGCCGACACCGACGCGACGAAGGTGATCGCCGCCCGCGCCAACGAGTTGCTCGGAGACTACCGCTCCATCCGCCGCACGCCGTACGAGCGGGCCGCCTCCGAGATCACCCGCTACGACTACCGCACCCCGTACTGCAATGAGCTGTCGCAGGTGCTGAACCTCGACGCGATCAAGGCGTCCGGGCTGGTCCACGGCGCGGATCCGCTCGGCGGCGCCTCGGTGCAGTACTGGCAGTTCCTCGCGGAGCAGGGGCTCCCGATCGAGGTCGTCAACCCGACGGTCGACCCCACCTGGCGGTTCATGACGCTCGACACCGACGGTAAGATCCGGATGGACTGCAGCTCCCCCGACGCCATGGCGTCCCTCGTCCAGCAGAGGGACCGCTACACGGTGGCCACCGGCAACGACGCGGACTCCGACCGGCACGGCATCGTGACCCCCGACGCCGGCCTCATGAACCCCAACGCCTACCTGGCCGTCGCGATCAACTACCTGTTCGCACACCGCCCCGGCTGGTCTCCCGAGGCCGGGGTCGGCAAGACGCTGGTGTCCAGCTCGCTGATCGACAAGGTCGCCGCCAAACTCGGTCGCCGCCTCGTCGAGGTGCCCGTCGGCTTCAAGTGGTTCGTACCCGGGCTCAGCGACGGCTCGATCGGCTTCGGCGGGGAGGAATCCGCCGGCGCCTCGTTCCTGACGCTGGCAGGGAAGACCTGGACCACCGACAAGGACGGCATCCTGCTCGCGCTGCTCGCCAGCGAGATCATCGCGGTGACCGGCCGCACCCCGTCGCAGCACTACGCGGACCTGGAGGCCGAGTTCGGCCGCTCCTACTACGCCCGGGTGGACGCGGACGCCGACCGGGCGCAGAAGGCGCGCCTGTCCAAGCTGAGCTCCTCGGACGTCACGGTCGACGAGCTGGCCGGCGAGCCCATCATGGCCGTCCTGTCGCACGCCCCGGGCAACGGCGCGGCCATCGGAGGCATCAAGGTGACCACCGAGCACGCCTGGTTCGCGGCCCGCCCGTCGGGAACGGAGGACAAGTACAAGATCTACGCGGAGTCCCTCAAGGGCGCCGACCACCTGGCCGAGGTGCAGTCCGCTGCGAAGTCCCTCGTGGACGCCGCCCTCGCCTGA